The proteins below come from a single Leptospira harrisiae genomic window:
- the gatB gene encoding Asp-tRNA(Asn)/Glu-tRNA(Gln) amidotransferase subunit GatB, which translates to MEYEVIIGLEVHVQLNTLSKIFSTATNEFGGSPNTHISTLCVALPGTLPVLNEVVLEKAVRAGVALGCEITRFTKFDRKNYFYPDLPKGYQISQFDKPYATQGGIHIKLKGETEEKFIPLTRIHMEEDAGKLIHSHDPSINRSYVDYNRAGTPLIEIVSEPDLRSSDEAYVYLNELKTILRYIQVSDCNMEEGSLRCDANVSIRPKGEKGFRTRVEIKNLNSFKAVKQAIDYEIEWQKDVYSRGESFRQMTKLWDATLLKTIPMRSKEMSHDYRYFPEPDLPTIQIADSFIEEIRKSLPELPRQKKERYKTDLGLPDYDAEVLTSEREIAEYFEQALLVSEDAKKTSNWVKDEILGIVNKENISIQEFAIDPLRIGKLVKLINSGEITGKIAKTIFEDMLTSKDQPEAIVEAKGLKVVRDDKALEEIVIRVIEAQPESVEGWKNGKDRVLGAIVGGVMKETKGKADPKLVNELILAKLGPLGEKKKV; encoded by the coding sequence ATGGAATACGAAGTCATCATCGGTCTGGAAGTCCACGTCCAGCTCAATACTCTATCTAAAATATTTTCTACAGCTACAAACGAATTTGGCGGTAGCCCCAATACCCATATTTCCACACTTTGTGTGGCTCTCCCTGGCACATTGCCAGTGTTAAATGAAGTGGTTTTGGAAAAGGCAGTTCGTGCTGGAGTGGCACTTGGCTGCGAAATCACAAGGTTTACAAAGTTTGATCGCAAAAATTATTTTTACCCAGATTTACCAAAAGGGTATCAGATTTCTCAGTTTGATAAACCTTATGCCACCCAAGGTGGAATCCATATTAAACTAAAAGGGGAAACAGAAGAAAAATTCATTCCTCTTACAAGAATTCATATGGAAGAGGATGCGGGAAAACTAATCCATTCCCATGATCCTTCCATTAACCGTTCTTATGTGGATTATAATCGTGCGGGAACACCTCTGATCGAAATCGTATCAGAACCAGACTTACGTTCTTCTGATGAAGCGTATGTTTATTTAAACGAACTTAAAACAATTTTACGATACATTCAGGTTTCTGATTGTAACATGGAAGAAGGATCGCTACGTTGTGATGCTAACGTTTCCATTCGACCTAAAGGTGAAAAAGGATTTCGTACTCGAGTAGAAATCAAAAACTTAAACTCCTTTAAGGCCGTAAAACAAGCGATAGACTATGAAATTGAATGGCAAAAAGATGTTTATTCCCGTGGGGAGTCTTTTCGCCAAATGACAAAACTTTGGGATGCCACTTTACTTAAAACCATTCCAATGCGTTCTAAAGAAATGAGTCATGATTATCGTTATTTTCCAGAACCTGATCTTCCTACAATTCAAATTGCTGATTCTTTTATTGAAGAGATTCGTAAATCTTTGCCAGAGCTTCCTAGACAAAAAAAGGAAAGATACAAAACAGATCTTGGACTTCCTGATTACGATGCAGAAGTATTAACGAGCGAACGTGAGATTGCCGAATACTTTGAACAAGCACTTCTTGTTTCCGAAGATGCAAAAAAAACATCCAACTGGGTAAAAGATGAAATCCTTGGAATCGTAAATAAAGAAAATATTTCCATTCAAGAGTTTGCCATCGATCCATTACGAATTGGTAAACTTGTAAAACTCATTAACTCAGGTGAGATCACAGGAAAAATTGCAAAAACAATCTTTGAAGATATGTTAACATCCAAAGACCAACCTGAAGCCATTGTTGAAGCTAAAGGTTTAAAAGTGGTTCGTGATGACAAAGCATTGGAAGAAATTGTCATTCGTGTGATTGAAGCACAACCGGAATCAGTAGAAGGTTGGAAAAACGGAAAAGATCGAGTTCTCGGTGCCATTGTTGGCGGAGTTATGAAAGAAACCAAAGGAAAAGCTGATCCAAAACTTGTGAACGAACTGATTCTTGCAAAACTTGGCCCGTTAGGCGAGAAAAAGAAAGTTTAA
- a CDS encoding bacteriohemerythrin, with protein sequence MQKDFSAHLDSLRITWLSEPFHLGIPIIDLQHVWLVHIILELEETIVESEKEGSDVDVHSSFRKALDYVSEHFALEEDILEHFNYPEFSEHVSSHRKFVERLTEKYYQAKDSQMAALGILQILKKWLFQHILHDDTDYADFFKASAVDLKSYCNEILKSGKYPISKEQLLIYQNIVQVDTTHITLHEQSIDIIQEIRNIWKTYNLATGIPIIDLQHIWLLKMIVELDNSLKLGDGSSETFQKVITSAIEYTKDHFGVEDKIMRYFRYTDVVQHMNQHKRFIDFIKTRNDEFKLGHPRAGLHLVQDLRNWLLSHIALEDKKIGIAFEARVRELSEFTKKLHQTGEISISREQKNLYKLVMQSAPDPLD encoded by the coding sequence ATGCAGAAGGATTTTTCCGCGCATTTAGATTCCTTACGAATCACTTGGTTAAGTGAACCTTTCCACCTTGGAATTCCTATTATTGATCTACAACACGTGTGGTTGGTACATATCATTTTAGAGTTAGAAGAAACCATAGTCGAATCCGAAAAAGAAGGTTCTGATGTGGATGTTCATTCTTCATTTCGAAAGGCACTGGATTATGTATCAGAACATTTTGCATTAGAAGAAGATATTCTCGAACATTTCAACTATCCAGAATTTTCTGAACATGTTAGTAGCCATCGCAAATTTGTTGAAAGGTTAACTGAAAAATACTACCAAGCAAAGGATAGTCAAATGGCTGCTTTGGGAATCCTCCAAATTTTAAAAAAATGGTTGTTCCAACATATTTTACATGATGATACCGATTACGCTGATTTTTTTAAGGCAAGTGCCGTTGATCTAAAATCCTATTGTAATGAAATTTTAAAATCAGGTAAATATCCAATTTCAAAGGAGCAACTTTTGATTTATCAGAATATTGTGCAAGTGGATACAACTCATATCACTCTCCATGAACAATCTATTGATATTATTCAGGAAATTAGAAATATTTGGAAAACATATAATCTTGCAACTGGAATTCCTATTATCGATTTACAACATATTTGGCTTTTAAAGATGATAGTTGAATTAGACAACTCATTAAAGTTAGGTGATGGTTCTAGTGAAACTTTCCAGAAAGTGATTACTTCTGCAATCGAATACACAAAGGATCATTTTGGTGTGGAAGATAAAATTATGAGATACTTTCGGTATACGGATGTTGTCCAACATATGAATCAGCACAAACGTTTTATTGACTTTATTAAAACAAGAAACGATGAATTTAAGTTAGGACACCCCCGTGCTGGACTTCATTTGGTCCAAGACCTCCGCAATTGGCTTTTGTCACATATTGCCCTTGAGGATAAAAAAATTGGGATCGCCTTTGAGGCCCGTGTCCGTGAACTTTCTGAGTTTACAAAAAAACTCCACCAAACTGGCGAAATCAGCATCTCTCGAGAGCAAAAAAACCTATATAAACTTGTAATGCAATCGGCACCCGACCCTCTCGATTGA
- a CDS encoding aldehyde dehydrogenase family protein yields the protein MTQATLTQTSNSGKAVIQTKSFTPSDIDRIFQAQKKKALELRLSNFKTRILKLKKLKNAVLKYQKEIQTALHSDFRKSAGEVDITEILPTIAEINDAIRHVKHWMRPKNVMTPPTLLGATSRIVYEPKGVCLIIAPWNYPFHLAIAPLAAAIAAGNTIMLKPSEFTPHTADVMKAMLSEIFAEDEVAVFEGDVAVATALLEVPFDHIFFTGSTPVGKIVMAAAAKHLTSVTLELGGKSPSIVAEDADLKVAAERIMWGKFLNAGQTCVAPDYLLIPESKVEEFVKNAKETTESFFKSKPENFTASPDFCRIVNAKNFGRVSSYMEDAVKKGAKIAYGGEVRSSDNFISPTILTNVTLDARIMEDEIFGPLLPIITYKTLDEAIQIINERPKPLALYIFTKKRSTSRYVLKRTSSGGAVINDVILHLVNSNLPFGGVNHSGHGSYHGNFGFKTFSHERSVLQTPKASIAKLMYPPYSGFVRLMVKLTTKFFV from the coding sequence ATGACCCAAGCTACTCTCACACAAACCTCTAATTCAGGAAAGGCTGTGATCCAAACAAAAAGTTTTACTCCCTCTGACATTGATCGTATTTTCCAAGCACAAAAGAAAAAAGCATTGGAACTTCGTTTATCCAATTTCAAAACTCGAATCCTCAAATTAAAAAAACTAAAAAACGCAGTCCTCAAATACCAAAAAGAAATCCAAACGGCGCTACATTCCGATTTTAGAAAATCTGCAGGCGAAGTGGACATCACTGAAATTTTGCCAACCATCGCAGAAATCAATGATGCCATCCGCCATGTAAAACATTGGATGCGCCCTAAAAATGTGATGACACCGCCAACTTTACTGGGAGCCACTAGCCGTATCGTTTATGAACCAAAAGGTGTTTGTCTAATCATTGCCCCTTGGAATTATCCCTTCCACCTTGCCATTGCACCACTAGCTGCAGCGATTGCTGCTGGTAACACGATCATGTTGAAACCTTCTGAATTTACACCTCATACAGCTGATGTCATGAAAGCAATGTTAAGTGAAATTTTTGCAGAAGATGAAGTCGCTGTTTTTGAAGGTGATGTTGCTGTGGCAACTGCATTACTTGAAGTGCCTTTCGATCATATCTTTTTTACGGGTTCTACTCCTGTGGGTAAAATTGTGATGGCTGCGGCTGCAAAACATCTTACAAGCGTAACGCTCGAATTAGGTGGTAAATCTCCTTCGATAGTTGCAGAAGATGCTGATTTAAAAGTAGCAGCAGAAAGGATTATGTGGGGAAAATTTTTAAACGCAGGTCAGACCTGTGTGGCTCCTGATTATCTTTTGATTCCAGAATCAAAAGTCGAAGAATTTGTAAAAAATGCTAAAGAAACAACAGAAAGTTTTTTTAAGTCCAAACCTGAAAATTTTACGGCAAGTCCTGACTTTTGCCGTATCGTGAATGCAAAAAACTTTGGAAGAGTTTCTTCCTATATGGAAGACGCAGTTAAAAAAGGTGCAAAAATTGCTTACGGTGGAGAGGTAAGAAGTTCGGATAATTTTATTTCACCAACCATCTTAACAAATGTGACTTTGGATGCTCGCATTATGGAAGATGAAATTTTTGGACCACTGCTTCCTATCATCACTTACAAAACTTTAGATGAAGCCATTCAAATCATCAATGAGAGACCGAAACCACTTGCGTTGTATATTTTTACTAAAAAAAGAAGTACTTCCAGGTATGTTCTCAAAAGAACAAGTTCAGGTGGAGCTGTCATTAACGACGTGATCCTACATTTGGTGAATTCAAATCTTCCATTTGGTGGAGTGAATCATTCTGGTCACGGTAGTTACCATGGAAATTTTGGATTTAAAACTTTTTCACATGAAAGATCGGTTTTACAAACTCCTAAGGCATCCATTGCTAAATTGATGTATCCACCTTACTCTGGTTTTGTGAGATTAATGGTGAAATTAACTACCAAATTCTTCGTTTAG
- a CDS encoding histidine phosphatase family protein, translating to MDLYLIRHPETIAPKGTCYGRTDFPLKYPVEDTADSTFSYLPSTFDFFLSSPAPRALKLSSALLSKFNVSKVDHSEIPTDERLWEMNFGEWDGKLWEEIPRKETIPWMKDFVNAKTPGGEAFTDLIRRVDSFINDWKTDGSLRMDWEKTNSKSLNSLIVVCHSGPIRAVLCKQNGTPYAEAFKSPVDFGSVHKVKID from the coding sequence ATGGACCTCTATTTAATTCGCCATCCTGAAACCATAGCTCCAAAAGGAACTTGTTATGGTCGTACTGACTTTCCTCTCAAATATCCAGTAGAAGATACGGCAGACTCAACATTTTCTTATTTGCCATCCACCTTTGATTTTTTCCTTTCGAGTCCAGCACCGAGGGCACTCAAATTATCCTCCGCTTTATTATCCAAATTTAATGTATCAAAAGTTGATCATTCCGAAATACCAACTGACGAACGTTTGTGGGAAATGAATTTTGGAGAATGGGATGGAAAACTTTGGGAAGAAATTCCTAGAAAAGAAACCATTCCTTGGATGAAAGACTTTGTTAATGCAAAAACACCTGGTGGGGAAGCTTTTACTGATCTTATCCGTAGAGTGGATTCTTTTATCAATGATTGGAAAACAGATGGGTCTTTAAGAATGGATTGGGAAAAAACAAACAGCAAATCCTTAAACTCACTGATTGTTGTTTGCCACTCAGGTCCCATCCGAGCCGTCCTTTGCAAACAGAACGGCACCCCTTACGCAGAAGCTTTCAAATCACCTGTGGACTTTGGATCCGTCCACAAAGTAAAGATAGATTAA
- the dnaE gene encoding DNA polymerase III subunit alpha, which produces MEDFAHLHLHTTYSMLDGAIRISDLMKRVKELGMSSVAITDHGNMYGAIEFYKEAVKHDVKPIIGCEFYVTPSRSAETELDEIADGGAYHIILLCKNEIGYRNIIKLASRSFTEGFYRKPRIDYDLLERHSEGLVCLTACLAGEVNRKILEGKEDKAYALAGRLHEIFRKEDFYLEIQDHGIPEQRTVAEAVMGFSKRTGIPLVLTNDSHFLTKDDREAQDILLRIGMRKNIDDEMRFGFNDNFYVKSPAEMMGIFPDHKDAFYNTLAIRDKCSLNFQFGNPLLPPFEVPAGFDTDSYLEKLVWEGIQEKYQEITPVVRERTEYEMQTIRNMHFAGYFLIVQDYINFARRAGIPVGPGRGSAAGSIIAFALGITNVDPIRYNLLFERFLNPDRKDMPDIDTDFCVERREEVINYIKHRYGENRVGQIITFGSLAAKAAIKDVARVFNVPFSEVNEMSKLFPKKLGITIQEAVDTSKDLRDIAEKSDLNKKVFYIAQKLEGNYRQVGRHAAGVVIAPTALEEIVPLSTVSEPGRDGRSIVTQYDKNMSEQVGLIKMDILGLKNLTTIHHATKLIEKRHGVLLDLDKIPLDDPATFSLLRKANVLGIFQLDSSSGIRDLFAKAQVQKFEEIAALLALYRPGPMGSGMLDDYLDRKNGKKKVIFPHESLAEVLGETYGVVVYQEQVMGISRIMGGFSVGDSDVLRKAMAKKDKSKLPALKEKFVKGAIEKKINEKLAIELFEQLEKFGEYGFNKSHSVAYAFVTYQTAFLKANYSIEYLTALLSGDHSKITDVVKYINNAKEMGIRILGPDVKESGISFEITDDKTVRFGLSSIKGVGELAAENIIANRNSIGGYKQLGDFTKKLDTRLANKKVLESLAQGGAFDSFGYTRKTIFESTDMILSYANKKQAEEKEGQFSLFGGANGGAEENLNLPKDGIEWNGDDLLKREKETTGLYLSGHPLDKFTEQLKTLKPTTIENLEEVRPKSKVEIAGVLSKKVVKLTKKKEEFVNFMLEDQTGEIECVAFPKTYAEFKHLFTEDNTVFIRGILERLDADESELKGQIIVNKLEELNSVTIEKKMEKTLHLTINMMEEKNRDVILKLQDILSVHRGASSVFFHLVGNGDEKKVIRAHDHFSIEITSDLMKMLTDILGKGTVRYTVGEEVRVYG; this is translated from the coding sequence ATGGAAGATTTTGCCCACTTACATTTACATACTACCTATTCCATGCTCGATGGAGCCATACGAATCAGCGATCTGATGAAGCGTGTGAAGGAACTTGGTATGAGTTCTGTCGCCATCACCGACCACGGAAACATGTATGGGGCCATTGAATTTTACAAAGAGGCTGTCAAACATGATGTTAAACCCATCATTGGATGTGAGTTTTATGTAACTCCATCTCGCAGTGCTGAAACGGAACTAGATGAGATTGCCGATGGTGGTGCATATCATATCATCTTACTTTGTAAAAACGAAATTGGTTATCGAAATATCATCAAACTGGCTAGTCGTTCCTTTACAGAAGGATTTTATCGCAAACCAAGGATCGATTATGATTTATTAGAACGACATAGTGAAGGCCTCGTTTGTTTGACTGCTTGTCTTGCGGGAGAAGTCAACCGTAAGATATTAGAAGGCAAAGAAGACAAAGCATATGCGTTAGCTGGTCGGTTACATGAAATTTTTCGCAAAGAAGATTTTTATTTAGAAATCCAAGACCATGGAATTCCAGAACAACGAACTGTTGCCGAAGCGGTGATGGGATTTTCCAAACGAACAGGCATACCTCTTGTGCTTACAAACGATTCGCACTTTTTAACAAAAGATGATCGTGAAGCGCAAGATATCTTACTTCGAATCGGTATGCGTAAAAATATCGATGATGAAATGCGATTTGGTTTCAATGATAACTTCTATGTAAAGTCTCCCGCAGAAATGATGGGTATCTTTCCCGATCATAAGGATGCATTTTATAATACCTTAGCCATTCGAGATAAATGTTCTCTTAACTTTCAATTTGGAAATCCATTACTCCCTCCTTTTGAAGTACCTGCTGGTTTTGATACCGATAGTTATTTGGAAAAATTGGTTTGGGAAGGTATCCAAGAAAAATACCAAGAGATCACTCCCGTTGTGCGAGAAAGAACAGAATATGAAATGCAAACCATTCGAAATATGCATTTTGCTGGTTACTTTCTTATCGTTCAAGATTATATTAATTTTGCAAGACGAGCAGGAATTCCAGTAGGGCCTGGGCGTGGTTCTGCTGCAGGATCCATCATTGCTTTTGCACTTGGAATCACCAATGTAGACCCTATTCGTTATAACCTACTTTTTGAAAGGTTTCTCAATCCCGACAGAAAGGATATGCCCGATATTGATACGGATTTCTGTGTGGAAAGGCGAGAAGAAGTAATCAATTACATTAAACACCGGTATGGTGAAAACCGAGTAGGGCAAATCATTACCTTTGGATCGTTAGCGGCAAAGGCTGCTATTAAAGATGTTGCTCGTGTATTCAATGTTCCTTTTTCAGAAGTAAATGAGATGAGTAAACTCTTCCCAAAAAAATTGGGAATTACCATCCAGGAAGCTGTTGATACATCGAAAGACCTTCGTGACATTGCGGAAAAATCTGATTTAAACAAAAAAGTTTTTTATATTGCTCAGAAATTAGAGGGTAACTACCGTCAGGTGGGAAGGCATGCTGCCGGTGTTGTTATTGCACCAACGGCTCTGGAAGAAATTGTTCCTTTATCTACGGTTAGTGAACCAGGTAGGGATGGTCGTTCCATAGTTACTCAGTACGACAAAAATATGTCGGAACAGGTAGGGCTAATCAAGATGGATATCTTAGGTTTAAAAAACTTAACGACCATCCATCATGCCACCAAACTCATTGAAAAACGTCATGGAGTGTTGCTTGATTTAGATAAAATTCCTTTGGATGATCCGGCCACATTTAGTTTGTTACGTAAAGCAAATGTCCTTGGGATATTCCAGTTAGATTCTTCTTCCGGAATTCGTGACCTTTTTGCAAAAGCGCAAGTGCAAAAATTTGAAGAAATTGCCGCCTTACTTGCATTATATCGACCTGGTCCGATGGGATCGGGAATGTTGGATGATTATTTAGATCGTAAAAACGGGAAAAAGAAAGTTATATTCCCACATGAAAGTTTGGCAGAAGTTTTGGGTGAAACCTACGGAGTTGTTGTTTACCAAGAACAGGTGATGGGTATTTCGCGGATTATGGGTGGATTCTCTGTGGGTGACTCGGATGTTCTTCGTAAGGCGATGGCCAAAAAAGACAAATCGAAACTTCCAGCATTGAAAGAAAAGTTTGTGAAAGGTGCGATCGAAAAAAAGATCAACGAAAAACTTGCCATAGAACTTTTTGAACAGTTAGAAAAATTTGGTGAGTATGGTTTTAATAAATCTCACTCAGTAGCCTATGCCTTTGTCACTTACCAAACTGCATTTTTAAAAGCCAACTACTCCATTGAATACTTGACTGCTCTTTTATCTGGAGATCATTCAAAAATCACTGATGTTGTGAAATACATCAATAATGCAAAAGAAATGGGAATTCGTATTTTAGGTCCTGATGTCAAAGAATCAGGTATTTCTTTCGAAATTACCGACGATAAAACAGTAAGATTCGGTCTTTCCTCTATCAAAGGTGTCGGAGAACTCGCTGCTGAAAATATTATCGCCAATCGAAATTCTATTGGCGGATATAAACAGTTAGGTGACTTCACTAAAAAATTGGATACTAGACTTGCTAACAAAAAAGTTTTAGAGTCTCTCGCACAAGGGGGAGCCTTTGATTCTTTTGGATATACAAGAAAAACGATCTTTGAATCTACCGATATGATTCTAAGTTACGCTAACAAAAAACAGGCGGAAGAAAAAGAAGGCCAGTTTTCTTTGTTTGGCGGTGCAAACGGTGGTGCGGAAGAAAACCTCAACTTACCAAAAGACGGAATTGAATGGAATGGGGATGATTTACTTAAAAGAGAAAAAGAAACCACAGGACTATATCTTTCTGGACACCCTCTTGATAAATTTACTGAACAATTAAAAACATTAAAACCTACAACTATCGAAAACTTAGAAGAGGTTCGCCCCAAATCTAAAGTAGAAATTGCCGGTGTTCTTTCCAAAAAAGTAGTCAAACTCACAAAGAAAAAAGAAGAGTTTGTGAACTTCATGTTGGAAGACCAAACAGGGGAAATTGAATGTGTTGCTTTCCCAAAAACTTATGCAGAATTCAAACACCTATTTACGGAAGACAATACTGTTTTCATCAGAGGAATTTTAGAACGACTTGATGCAGACGAATCGGAGTTAAAGGGCCAAATTATTGTCAATAAACTCGAAGAATTAAATTCAGTTACCATTGAAAAGAAAATGGAAAAAACGCTCCATCTAACAATTAACATGATGGAAGAAAAAAATAGAGATGTGATTTTAAAATTACAAGACATCCTCTCTGTTCATCGCGGGGCTTCTTCAGTATTTTTCCATTTGGTTGGAAATGGTGATGAAAAAAAAGTAATTCGTGCACATGATCATTTTTCTATCGAAATTACTTCTGATCTGATGAAGATGTTAACGGATATTTTGGGAAAAGGTACAGTTCGTTATACCGTTGGCGAAGAAGTAAGAGTATACGGATAA
- a CDS encoding adenosylcobinamide-GDP ribazoletransferase translates to MHLILTEVRLFFVCLSFLSRIPSPNWIGFKEEWLHKSIKYSPFVGILLGSLQWMIFILFQMFFGVGIAFVISLGFLLILTGAFHEDGFSDFCDGIGGGWKREDILRIMKDSRVGSFGAAGISLLLVLKILGAWESLQDMRIYWNQFSIDKIDQLILIWLYFVSAHSLSRFFSVLMMKLLPYAKEEGYAKPMAKEITWPQTFFASLAGLVPFLFLSYLYPKYLFSLVCIIPSLFYMYSLMKRWIGGFTGDCLGAVQQVVETCLWISGVFVWTSI, encoded by the coding sequence ATGCATCTAATTCTAACAGAAGTTCGCCTATTCTTTGTTTGTTTGTCGTTTCTTTCAAGAATACCTTCACCTAATTGGATTGGTTTTAAGGAAGAGTGGTTACACAAATCGATTAAATATTCTCCTTTTGTTGGGATCTTACTGGGATCTTTACAATGGATGATTTTTATTCTTTTTCAAATGTTCTTTGGGGTAGGGATCGCATTTGTAATTTCGCTGGGATTTTTGTTAATCTTAACAGGAGCCTTTCACGAAGATGGATTTTCTGATTTTTGTGATGGGATTGGCGGAGGTTGGAAAAGAGAAGACATCCTTCGGATTATGAAAGATAGCCGGGTCGGTAGTTTTGGCGCAGCAGGAATTTCTCTTTTACTCGTATTAAAAATTTTAGGTGCATGGGAATCCCTACAAGATATGAGAATCTATTGGAACCAATTTTCAATTGATAAAATTGACCAACTAATACTAATTTGGTTGTATTTTGTTTCTGCGCATAGCCTTAGTCGCTTTTTTTCTGTTTTGATGATGAAACTCCTCCCCTATGCCAAAGAAGAAGGTTATGCAAAACCAATGGCCAAAGAAATTACTTGGCCTCAAACATTCTTTGCAAGCCTTGCAGGTTTAGTTCCATTTCTTTTTCTTTCCTACCTTTATCCAAAATATTTATTTAGTTTGGTTTGTATCATTCCCAGTTTATTTTATATGTATTCACTAATGAAACGTTGGATTGGTGGGTTTACTGGAGATTGTTTGGGAGCCGTCCAACAAGTGGTCGAAACTTGTCTTTGGATTTCTGGAGTATTTGTATGGACCTCTATTTAA
- the cobT gene encoding nicotinate-nucleotide--dimethylbenzimidazole phosphoribosyltransferase, protein MSPFSLPSISPVTDVLRDSIRNKIDNKTKPVGSLGDLEAIALQLAEIQNTLTPSLNHPKLILFAGDHGITEEPVSLYPKDVTWQMVLNFLSGGACANVFAKHSYIEVEVVDSGVDHDWDDHSPKPIQRKIRKGTSNFLKQSAMSLNEAKETIISGIELLSEKRYESTNIFLFGEMGIGNTSSASLVLSQLTEIPLNQLVGRGTGLTNSAKDIKFKILSEAFQRTGKIKDPLEVLSEFGGFEIGMMAGAMIGAAAQRKAFVVDGFITTAAFAIAFALNPTVKSYAIFSHLSEEEGHTVVLEHWKIKPLLRLNLRLGEGSGALAAYPLIELSVKFLNEMASFADAGVSNTDSK, encoded by the coding sequence ATGTCACCATTTTCCCTACCTTCCATTTCTCCCGTAACCGATGTTTTGCGAGATTCAATCCGCAATAAAATAGACAACAAAACCAAACCTGTGGGTTCGTTGGGTGATTTGGAGGCAATTGCCTTGCAATTGGCTGAAATCCAAAATACCCTTACCCCAAGTTTAAATCACCCGAAACTCATTCTTTTTGCAGGTGACCATGGCATAACGGAAGAACCGGTTTCTTTGTATCCCAAGGATGTCACTTGGCAGATGGTTTTAAATTTTTTATCAGGTGGGGCTTGCGCGAATGTCTTCGCCAAACACAGCTATATCGAAGTGGAAGTGGTAGATTCGGGAGTAGACCATGATTGGGATGATCATTCTCCAAAACCCATCCAAAGAAAAATCAGAAAAGGTACTTCCAACTTTTTAAAACAGTCGGCTATGTCACTCAATGAGGCAAAAGAAACCATCATTAGTGGGATTGAACTTCTCTCAGAAAAAAGATACGAATCAACAAATATATTTTTATTTGGTGAGATGGGAATTGGGAATACCTCTTCTGCATCTTTAGTTTTATCTCAACTAACAGAAATTCCATTAAACCAACTTGTGGGACGAGGGACTGGACTTACTAACTCTGCAAAGGATATCAAATTCAAAATTCTTTCAGAAGCTTTTCAAAGAACTGGAAAAATAAAAGACCCGCTAGAAGTTTTGTCTGAATTTGGTGGATTTGAAATTGGTATGATGGCGGGTGCTATGATTGGCGCTGCAGCACAGAGAAAAGCTTTTGTAGTGGATGGATTCATTACAACAGCTGCTTTTGCCATAGCATTCGCGCTCAATCCTACCGTAAAAAGTTACGCCATTTTTTCACATCTATCAGAAGAAGAAGGCCATACAGTTGTATTGGAACATTGGAAAATAAAACCTTTACTTCGGCTCAATTTACGGTTAGGTGAAGGAAGTGGTGCACTTGCAGCTTATCCTCTCATTGAACTCAGTGTAAAATTTCTAAATGAAATGGCATCCTTTGCAGATGCTGGTGTTAGTAATACGGATTCTAAATAG